Proteins co-encoded in one Gemmatimonadota bacterium genomic window:
- a CDS encoding thiamine pyrophosphate-binding protein encodes MPTGGEVLARMLQAEGVEVVFGIIDGTYYGGMPTGGEVLARMLQAEGVEVVFGIIDGTYYGFYASLHALGITLVTPRHEASAAHAAAAYARLTGKLGVCMASNGPGVANILPGLVVEQTEGNRVLCITSARRTGAMYPMRTGTYQGFDQEAVIGSFAKWSRAVPSFERIPELMRAALRACWDGRPGVVHIDVPENLMNAEVKADVSYWKPSQYRRTTPVAADAGDVERAATLLLQSELPVIHAGSGIIHAQAFDELSAVASLLEAPVTTSWAARGCFDESSPLAIPMTHIKLNNLARNEADAALVLGSRLGETDWWGKAPNWRAPSEQRTVQVDIDDSTLGANKPAEVAVCADVGVFLRSLAVRLTERRSEMSHARRRERVADYQRNLKRFAEKLEGALKDDSAPLHSAHAPALVRELFPAESPIVADGGNTAVWTMFYTKAHLRGRMLSTMKMGMLGAGMGQAIGAAIAVPDHPVACVIGDGAAGMHPQEIETAVRHKLRIIWLVLCDKQWGMVKMTQSIAMRPVKMLLKKRLDPGENIWADFGDIDFGAVGKAMGAAGERVQSPTALRAAVTRALAHDGPSVIHVDVNPVAHMWAPGLLHFKALHQEPKGK; translated from the coding sequence ATGCCGACTGGCGGCGAAGTGCTCGCGAGAATGTTGCAGGCAGAGGGTGTCGAGGTGGTGTTTGGCATCATCGACGGCACGTACTACGGCGGCATGCCGACTGGCGGCGAAGTGCTCGCGAGAATGTTGCAGGCAGAGGGTGTCGAGGTGGTGTTTGGCATCATCGACGGCACGTACTACGGCTTCTACGCATCATTGCATGCGTTGGGTATCACACTCGTCACGCCGCGGCACGAAGCCAGCGCAGCGCACGCCGCGGCGGCATACGCGCGGCTCACCGGCAAGCTCGGTGTGTGTATGGCCAGCAACGGCCCGGGGGTGGCGAATATTCTCCCCGGGCTCGTGGTGGAGCAGACGGAGGGGAACCGCGTCCTCTGCATCACCAGCGCGCGCCGCACCGGCGCTATGTATCCGATGCGTACGGGTACCTATCAGGGGTTCGACCAAGAGGCGGTGATCGGCTCCTTTGCCAAGTGGAGCCGCGCGGTTCCGAGCTTTGAACGGATTCCCGAACTGATGCGCGCTGCGTTACGCGCCTGCTGGGACGGGCGACCGGGTGTGGTACACATTGACGTGCCAGAAAACTTGATGAATGCGGAGGTCAAAGCCGACGTCTCCTATTGGAAGCCGTCGCAGTACCGACGCACCACACCCGTTGCGGCCGACGCGGGAGATGTGGAGCGCGCCGCGACGCTGCTCTTGCAGAGCGAACTCCCGGTGATTCATGCGGGAAGCGGCATCATTCACGCGCAGGCGTTTGACGAGCTGAGCGCCGTAGCGTCGCTCCTCGAAGCGCCCGTCACGACAAGCTGGGCCGCGCGCGGTTGCTTTGACGAATCATCGCCGCTCGCCATTCCAATGACGCACATCAAGCTGAACAACCTTGCGCGCAATGAGGCCGACGCCGCGCTCGTGCTCGGCTCTCGCCTCGGTGAAACCGACTGGTGGGGCAAGGCGCCCAACTGGCGCGCGCCGTCGGAGCAGCGCACGGTGCAAGTGGACATTGACGATTCCACGCTCGGCGCCAACAAACCCGCCGAGGTGGCGGTGTGCGCCGATGTGGGCGTTTTTCTGCGCTCGCTCGCCGTTCGCCTCACCGAGCGCCGTTCCGAGATGTCGCACGCGCGGCGGCGCGAACGGGTGGCGGACTATCAGCGCAACCTCAAGCGGTTCGCCGAAAAACTCGAGGGCGCGCTCAAGGACGACAGCGCTCCCCTGCACTCCGCGCACGCGCCGGCGCTCGTGCGTGAGCTCTTTCCGGCAGAGAGCCCGATTGTGGCCGACGGTGGCAACACTGCCGTCTGGACGATGTTCTATACCAAGGCTCACCTGCGCGGCCGTATGCTCTCCACCATGAAAATGGGGATGCTTGGCGCCGGCATGGGTCAGGCGATTGGCGCGGCGATCGCGGTGCCCGATCACCCCGTGGCCTGCGTGATCGGTGATGGCGCAGCGGGCATGCATCCGCAGGAAATCGAAACCGCCGTGCGCCACAAGTTGCGCATCATTTGGCTTGTGCTCTGCGACAAGCAGTGGGGGATGGTGAAGATGACGCAGAGTATTGCCATGCGCCCCGTGAAAATGTTGCTCAAGAAGCGGCTCGACCCAGGCGAGAATATTTGGGCCGACTTCGGCGACATTGATTTTGGCGCCGTGGGCAAGGCGATGGGAGCAGCGGGAGAGCGCGTGCAGTCGCCCACTGCGTTGCGCGCGGCCGTCACGCGTGCGTTGGCGCACGACGGCCCGAGC
- a CDS encoding amidohydrolase family protein, translated as MHTALRSFTIWAARQMFLEKKIGSVEVGKYADLAVWDRDPYTVPTADLKEMQAQMTLFEGKVVYQRKGAKVSVVKGAP; from the coding sequence GTGCACACCGCGCTTCGGTCATTCACCATCTGGGCCGCACGGCAAATGTTTCTCGAAAAGAAAATCGGGTCGGTGGAAGTCGGAAAATACGCCGACCTCGCCGTGTGGGATCGCGATCCGTACACCGTGCCCACGGCCGACCTCAAGGAGATGCAGGCGCAGATGACGCTCTTTGAGGGGAAAGTGGTCTATCAGCGGAAGGGCGCGAAGGTCAGTGTGGTGAAAGGCGCTCCGTAG
- a CDS encoding M28 family peptidase → MLPLFRALLVPSLLLPFVPQTVLDPGDLRGFTSASAKIERDWEAKFKAIPEPARLREAMRRLSARPHHVGSPYGKANAEWLRDQLTSYGWQASIEEFQVLFPTPKERLLEMVSPSKFTAKLDEQVLKEDPTSNQKAEQLPTYVAYSADGDVTAPLVYVNYGVPADYDELDRRGISVKGAIVIARYGGSWRGIKPKVAYEHGAVGCLIYSDPKDDGYSQGLTYPNGPWRPSDGAQRGSIMDMPTYPGDPLTPGVGATKDAKRLAVKDAATVMKIPVLPLSYGDAQPLLAAMTGPVAPESWRGSLPITYRLGAGKTTVHLKLSFDWSLKTLYDVIGKIPGSTYPDEWVIRGNHHDAWVNGAEDPISGAVAELEEARAMGELLKQGWRPKRTIVYGFWDGEEPALLGSTEWAEAHDAELRQKGVLYLNTDGNGRGYLGMEGSHSLERFFNEVAKDVEDPETKLSVWKRAQLHAIADGSAADKKDARTRGDLHIGALGSGSDFTPFLQHLGIPTLNAGFGGEDGGGIYHSIYDSFAWYMKYSDSSFVYGRALAQVVGTGIMRAASADVLPMEFGNLSETVNGYVGELKELRTKVADKIAETNKQIDEGVFSATVDPREPLKAPKAEEPAPVLNFAPMDNATDQLSRAAQRYEKAYASAMASGASAAQFAKANDLLKLADQMLLGPNGLPLRPWYKHLLYAPGLYTGYGVKTMPGVREAVEQRRWKEADEQIVVAAAALEREADLIRRASAALEVGKPVP, encoded by the coding sequence ATGCTGCCGCTGTTCCGTGCATTGCTCGTACCGTCGCTGCTGCTACCGTTCGTCCCGCAAACCGTCCTCGATCCGGGCGACTTGCGCGGCTTCACCAGCGCGTCGGCCAAAATCGAACGTGACTGGGAAGCAAAGTTCAAAGCCATTCCCGAGCCGGCGCGCCTGCGCGAGGCGATGCGTCGCCTGAGCGCGCGCCCGCATCACGTGGGATCGCCATATGGCAAAGCCAACGCCGAGTGGCTGCGTGACCAACTCACGTCGTACGGATGGCAGGCGTCCATCGAGGAATTCCAGGTGTTGTTCCCCACACCCAAGGAACGGCTGCTTGAGATGGTGTCGCCGAGCAAGTTCACGGCGAAGCTCGACGAACAAGTATTGAAAGAAGACCCAACCTCAAATCAAAAAGCCGAGCAACTGCCAACGTACGTGGCCTACTCGGCAGACGGCGACGTCACCGCGCCACTCGTGTATGTGAACTACGGCGTTCCCGCGGACTACGACGAGCTCGACCGCCGCGGCATTTCTGTAAAGGGCGCGATTGTCATTGCGCGGTACGGCGGCTCATGGCGCGGCATCAAACCGAAGGTCGCGTACGAACATGGCGCCGTGGGCTGTCTCATTTATTCTGACCCCAAGGACGACGGCTACTCGCAGGGGCTCACCTATCCCAACGGGCCGTGGCGTCCGAGCGACGGTGCACAGCGCGGCAGCATCATGGATATGCCCACCTACCCGGGTGATCCGCTCACGCCAGGCGTCGGCGCCACCAAGGATGCCAAACGTCTCGCCGTCAAAGACGCCGCGACGGTGATGAAGATTCCCGTGCTTCCGCTCTCCTACGGTGATGCGCAACCGCTACTCGCCGCGATGACGGGCCCCGTGGCGCCGGAATCGTGGCGTGGGTCGCTCCCCATCACCTATCGACTGGGCGCCGGCAAAACGACGGTGCATCTCAAGCTCTCGTTCGACTGGAGCCTCAAGACCCTCTACGACGTGATCGGCAAAATCCCCGGCTCAACGTATCCCGACGAATGGGTCATCCGAGGCAATCACCACGATGCGTGGGTGAATGGCGCCGAAGATCCCATCTCGGGTGCAGTCGCCGAACTCGAAGAAGCGCGCGCCATGGGCGAACTGCTCAAACAGGGCTGGAGGCCCAAGCGCACTATCGTCTATGGCTTTTGGGATGGCGAAGAACCTGCGCTCCTCGGCAGCACCGAGTGGGCAGAAGCGCACGACGCCGAGTTGCGGCAGAAGGGCGTGCTCTATCTGAACACCGACGGCAACGGCCGCGGCTACCTCGGCATGGAAGGCTCACACAGTCTCGAGCGATTCTTCAATGAAGTAGCCAAGGATGTGGAAGACCCCGAGACCAAGCTCAGCGTGTGGAAGCGCGCGCAGCTGCACGCGATTGCCGATGGCAGCGCTGCCGACAAGAAAGACGCACGTACGCGCGGCGATCTGCACATTGGCGCACTCGGTTCCGGCTCCGACTTCACTCCGTTCCTGCAGCACCTCGGCATTCCCACGCTCAACGCCGGCTTCGGCGGCGAAGATGGCGGCGGCATTTACCACTCCATCTACGACAGCTTTGCCTGGTACATGAAGTACAGCGACTCATCGTTTGTGTACGGCAGGGCCCTCGCGCAGGTCGTCGGCACCGGCATCATGCGTGCGGCCAGCGCCGATGTGTTGCCGATGGAGTTCGGCAACTTGAGCGAGACGGTGAATGGCTACGTGGGCGAACTCAAGGAACTCCGCACGAAGGTCGCCGACAAGATTGCCGAAACCAACAAGCAGATCGACGAAGGGGTGTTCAGCGCAACGGTCGATCCGCGCGAGCCACTCAAGGCCCCCAAGGCCGAAGAGCCAGCGCCCGTGCTCAATTTTGCGCCGATGGATAATGCCACCGATCAGCTCAGCCGTGCCGCACAGCGTTACGAAAAAGCGTACGCCTCGGCGATGGCGAGCGGGGCGAGTGCGGCGCAGTTCGCCAAGGCGAACGACTTGCTCAAACTCGCCGATCAAATGTTGCTTGGCCCCAACGGGTTGCCACTCCGCCCGTGGTACAAGCATCTGTTGTATGCGCCCGGGCTCTACACGGGATACGGTGTGAAAACGATGCCCGGCGTGCGCGAGGCGGTGGAGCAGCGGCGCTGGAAGGAGGCCGACGAGCAGATCGTGGTGGCCGCCGCGGCCTTGGAACGCGAGGCGGACCTCATTCGGCGGGCCAGCGCGGCGCTTGAGGTTGGGAAGCCGGTGCCGTAA
- a CDS encoding NAD(P)-binding domain-containing protein: protein MPNIAILGTGLLGSGFAEAACKRGWTVTVWNRTASKAHALEAFGAKVAATPADAVRGADHVHLILRDDAVVEEVIAAARAALGADTVICDHTTTQPALTAARMERLEKEGVKYLHCPVFMGPPAARNAEGSMLVAGPAALFAKMESALTAMTGKLQYLGERRDAAAAYKLFGNAFFVGIAGTLADVFSIAKGAGFAPEETLKVLDVFNPSAIIGGRGKLMAAGNFAPMFELTMARKDVRLMIETAGSVPLAVLPGLAARMDVLIAQGHGAQDAGVVAIDAVTK from the coding sequence ATGCCCAACATTGCCATTCTCGGTACCGGACTCCTCGGTAGTGGTTTTGCCGAAGCCGCTTGCAAACGTGGCTGGACCGTGACCGTGTGGAACCGTACGGCCAGTAAGGCGCACGCGCTCGAAGCGTTTGGCGCCAAGGTCGCCGCAACGCCTGCCGACGCCGTGCGCGGCGCTGACCACGTGCACCTCATTCTCCGCGATGACGCGGTAGTGGAAGAAGTGATCGCCGCCGCACGCGCCGCACTCGGCGCCGACACTGTGATCTGCGATCACACCACCACGCAGCCCGCGCTCACCGCAGCGCGCATGGAGCGCTTGGAGAAAGAAGGGGTGAAGTATCTGCACTGCCCCGTGTTCATGGGGCCGCCGGCCGCGCGCAACGCTGAGGGGAGCATGTTGGTGGCAGGCCCCGCTGCGCTGTTCGCCAAGATGGAGAGCGCGCTCACCGCGATGACCGGCAAGTTGCAATACCTCGGCGAACGTCGCGATGCGGCTGCGGCGTACAAGCTCTTTGGCAACGCCTTCTTTGTTGGAATCGCCGGCACGCTGGCCGATGTGTTTTCGATTGCGAAGGGCGCCGGCTTTGCGCCGGAAGAGACGCTGAAGGTGCTCGACGTGTTCAACCCCTCGGCGATCATCGGTGGGCGCGGCAAGCTCATGGCCGCTGGCAACTTTGCTCCGATGTTCGAACTCACCATGGCGCGGAAAGATGTGCGCCTGATGATCGAAACGGCCGGCTCGGTGCCGCTCGCCGTACTCCCAGGACTCGCCGCTCGTATGGACGTCCTCATCGCGCAGGGCCACGGCGCCCAAGATGCCGGAGTGGTGGCAATTGACGCCGTCACCAAGTAA